GAGAGCCGATGCCCAGGTTAAGCGTAATCAGCGCGTTGCCACGGTAGCTCTCAATGTAATGCATGCTCATATCGTCGCGAATGCCAAGTGAAATAAGACTCTCGGTTTCCTCCGACAGCAGACGCATTAGTGACTGGCTGATCTGTTTGACATTCAAGCGGGCCAGCGTGGTTCCGCCCAGTGTCAGTGTCTTCATACCCAGCCGATACCTGGGCTGCTGGCCGGTTTTGTGAAGGTAGCCCAGTTTTGCCAGCGTATAGGTCAGCCGGGTAATGGTTGACTTGGGCAAATCGCAACGCAGCGCCAGTTCCTGGTTGCCCAAAAGCTCTTCACCGGAGCGGAAGCATTTGAGAATAGCCAGTCCCCGGGCCAGCGCCGTAACAAAATGGCGGTCACCGCTAGTAGGCTGGTTATCTGGGTTTTCATCTGTCATAACGGCTCCTCGGATTGCAATTAATACTGCATAGCGGTTTTCGTGCTGTAACGAGCAACAATAATAGTACAGAATACGCAGCAAGAACAGACATACGAATGTGCGATGACCGGGTGCACGATAGTGGATGCGGCAGTTGCGCAAGAGGGTATACAAATGCACTGCGATATTGGCATGACAGATCAATTACGGCTGCCTCATGGTGCCTGCCGCCTGATTGAACACCGATCCGAAGATAAGGACCATCACCTTGCACTATATTTATTGCCGGCCCAGGCTCCGGCAGCGCTGACCGATAAGCAATGCTCACATAGCGCGGCCGAAAAGCCGAAGCAGCCCGAACTGATCGCAAAAGCTGAGCAATCACTCAATATTCTTTAATCCAGAAAATTCTGTTCCGGCGGAACATCGGGACAGATGCGTAACCCTGTTCGATAACCCTGAATGCAAAGGAGACATGCATGAATTTATTAAAACGAAAAATCAATCATCTGAACCAGTATTTTTGCAAGATCGCTGTATCCTCGGTCTGCGGCGCACTGTTGGCCGCCGCCCCGCTGCTGGCAGCCGCGCAGGAGGATACAAGCCGTTATCCGGACAGGCCAATTCGCATTCTGCTGCCATTCGCTGCGGGAGGCTCGACCGACGGCCCGATGCGCGTGCTCGCAAAACATGTGTCCGAGTCGCTGAAGCAGCCGGTAGTTATTGATTATCGTCCTGGCGCCGGAGGAACGCTGGCGGTACAGACAGTTCATTCTGCCAAGCCCGATGGTTATACGCTGGCGGTTGCTGTTGCCAGTGTTTATCGCATGCCCTATACCATGAAGGTCAATTGGAACCCGGCAACTGATCTGACTTATATCATCGGTATTACCGGGTATGCCTTCGGCATTGTTGTGCCGGCTTCGTCGCCTTTTACCTCCTTGGATGACTTGATTGCCCACGCCAAAGCGCATCCTGGCAAGTTGACCTATAGCACGCCAGGGGTGGCGACCACTAATCATCTGACCATGGAAAAAGTTTCCCGGCAGGTCGGGATCAAACTGAATCATATTCCTTACAAGGGTTCGGGCGAATCGCTGCAGGCATTACTGGCGGGGCAGATCGATGCCGCAGCCGAAACCTCTGCCTTTGTGCCATTGATACAGGCTGGCAAATTGCGGTTGCTGGCTGTCTGGGGCGACAAACGCATGGCGCGTTTTCCGGACGTTCCAACGCTCAAGGAAAAGGGCATAGATATGGTGCAAACCTCGCCCTGGGGCCTGGTGGCACCAAAGGGAACCGACCCGGCTATCGTGCGCAAACTGCATGAGGCATTCAAGCTGGCCATGGAAACCGAGGAATTCAAAACGATACTGGCGCAGTTTGACATGACCCCGGAGTACAAAAGCTCAGAAGATTTTCAACAGTTTGCTGTCAGCAGCATGCAGAAAGAGAAAAAACTGATCGAAGAACTGGGCTTAAAGCTCACACAATAAAGGATTGATTGCAGTTTGTTTACCGGCAGTGGGTGTCGAGCAGGTGGTGGCTTCGGTAGCAGCGACAGCGCTGCTGAAGCTTGGCGGGCCGCTTGCCTTGGTACCGGGTCATTTGTACGGATTATGATACGGATTGGCCTGAATTTATCTTATATTGTCATTCAGGTCAATTGTCTGCTCGGGGTGTATCGCACATACTCCTGGATATTCAGCGAACAAACGGAATTGACACGATTCTGATGATCGAACGTCCGGAGAGATAAACAACGTGAACGACTCAATTGCAGGCGTGCGCCAGGGCGCAGCGTCATATCCCCTATCCATTCTTGATTTTGCCCTGGCAGGCAAAGGCCTGACGGCGCAGCAGGCGCTAACTGCCAGCATTGAACTGGCGCGTCTGGTAGACCGGCGTGGCTTTAGCCGCTACTGGGTTGCCGAACATCATTCCAGTCCTGGCGTGACCACCTCCTCGCCCGCCATGCTGCTCGCACGCCTGGTGGGCGAAACAAAACAGATCCGTCTTGGTGCTGGTGGCATGATGCTGCCCAATTTTCCGCCGCTGGTCGTTGCCGAGCAATTCGGCTTGCTCGCGTCCATGGCGCCGGGCCGTATTGACCTGGGTGTGGGGCGCGCACCCGGCACGGATATGAACACGGCGGCCGCCTTGCGGCGCGGTCAGATTGGCGCAGAGGATTTTCCGTCGCAGTTGATGGAATTACTGGCGTTTCTGGATGACGACTTTCCCGATTCGCATCCGTTTAAAACTGATGTATATGCCATACCTGGTCCAAGACAGTGCTCAGGAAAATGGTGTACCGGGTTCGTTTGTTCGTCCGCCGATCTGGCTGTTGGGCTCCTCGGACTACTCGGCACGCCTGGCGGCGCAACTGGGCTTTCCGTTTGCCTTCGCCGCTCACCTGGCGGACCAGAATGTGGTTATGGCAATTGAAATTTATCGCCGTCACTTTCAACCCTCGGCTGTGCTCTCGCAACCCTACGTGATTGCCAGCTTTGGTGTGATGGCTGCAGACGATGAGCATGAAGCACGCCGCCAGGCCTGGGCATACTCACACGCCATGATGCGCATGAGTACACGTCGCCCCTTCGTTGTTCCTACGGCCCATGAAGCAGAGGTCTACGATTACTCCCCCGCGGAAAGCCGGATCATGGATATGTGGAATGCCAAAATCATGTGTGGTACCGGCAGGCAGGTCGTAGACCGGCTCAATGCCTGGCAACAACGACTGAATGCGAACGAGCTGATGATCCTTAATCTGGGTCACTCGCCCCAGGCGATCTACCGTTCGACCGAATTGATCGCCGACGCTACGGGATGCCGGAGAACGTCAAACAATAAACGGCATGGCATCACAGGTCGCGAAAAGCCCCCCGGCGTTTTGATCTGCGCCGGGGGCTTTTGCGTTTTCGGGACTGCGGATGTTTACTGCGCTGTCAGATACGATTGCGTCGAGGTCACGGTGCCGTAGCCGAACTCGAAGGCGGCCATCATCGCGGCATGTACATGGGCTGCCGGTACCGTCACACCATCGAAACTCAGATCCAAGGTGGCGCAGGCATCGTGCAATACGGTGACCGGGTAACCCATATCAACAGCGGCCCGTACGCAGGCATCCACGCACATGTGGCTCATGGCGCCCACAATGATTATTTCTTCAACCCCATGGGTATCAAGTTGTTGTCGCAGATCCGTGTCGCGAAAAGCGTTGATATGGTTCTTCACGATAACGGGCTCGTCGCCTACCGGGGCTACGGCCGGCTGTATTTCGACGGCATGGGTGCCTGGCTTGAATATCGGCGCATCGCCGCTGGCCACTTCGTGGCGGATATGAAAGACCGGAATGCGTTTTGCCCGGGCATCGGCAATCACCCTGGCTGCGTTAGCGGTGGCCGCTTCAATGCCCGATAATGGCAGGTTGCCCGAAGGCAGGTATTCATTTTGCAGATCGATGACGATCAGACCACGTTGTTTCATTGTCGACTCTCCTGATAGGGGACGGAAAGCCATATCTTCGCCCGGATCGGGCAAAATAAGAAGTGGCGTAAACGACAACTTTCATGTTGATATCGACAAATGATGTCATTGCGTTATACAGGCAACTGCCTGTGCTTATTTGCCTGCACCTTTTGCGCCGAAGCGGCGACGGTAGTCACCGGGCGAGAGCCCGACAATGCGTGTGAAAACCTTGCGAAACGCGCCTGGGTCGCTGTAACCGACCTCCCATGCCACGCGGTCGATAGAGGTATTGCTAAACTGCAGCAACTCGCGCGCCCGTCCCACCCGCAATCGTTGACAGTATTCGGTGGTCGTCATGCCGGTGGCTTTCTGGAAGCGACGCAGAAAGGTGCGCTCTTGCAGTCCTGCCTGCGCGGCCAGTGTCGACAGTGCCACATCACTGGCCTGAGTGGCCTGCAACCAATGTTGCACCTTGAGCACCGCCGCATCGCCATGTGTCAGGCGTGGCGAGAACACGCTGTAATAGCGTTGTTCGCGACCGGGTGGATCCACCAGCAGTACGCGCGCGGTTTCGATCATGACCGTCGGGCCCAGAAGGCGATCTACCAGCCGCAACCCCAGGTCGGTCCACGCCATCAGGCCGCCGGCCGTAATGATGTCGCCGTCATCGATAATCAATTGGTCGGCATCGACAGACAGTTCCGGGAAACGTTGTTGCAGCAAATCTGCGTAGGACCAGTGCGTGGTTATTCTTCGACCGCTTATCAGGCCGGTGCCGGCCAATACGAAGGCTCCGGCACATACCGAGCCCAATGCCACCCCCTTGGCGTGATGGTCTCGCAACCAGGCCGTCAGCGCTGCAGCTTCGTCCCCACCTACGGGCTCGTCCAGAGAGGGCGGCAAAATCAACGCGGACAATTTGCCGGCAGACTCATCCGGACAGGTGTCTAACACACAGGTTGGTGCTTCGCTTGCGCGGTCCTGACGCCAGTGCGTTACCCTTAAGACCGGAGCTCCTGCTTTTTGATGTGACATCGCAATCCGGTTGGTCACGCCGAACAGGTCGGTCAGTCCCAGTACGGCAGCCAGTTGTGCGCCAGGATAAATTACCAGTCCTATTTCAATCATCATTGATTTCCTGTGCTTCGGAGTTTTCCAAATGTAATGTCAAGTCACTCACACTGGTACCCGTCGATCATATGACAGTGCCAACCATAGGTTACTCCCATGATTGTGACAGCCATGAATTGCTTTAATCATAACCGCCGGCTGCGGATAGTTTTTGATGGGAATGTTGGCCCAGTAAAACAGGGCAGTGCCTCAGTGGCGTGGCTGTATGCGTCGTTCAAAGTGAGAATGGGTTTTCGGCGATTGGGCGCTGGCGTTTTATATCAAACACAACTGGCATTGTTTCTGTCTCTCTTGCCCTCCTGTCATTGTGTCGACGTATACAGAATTTCTTTGATGAATTTTTCCACAGCACGTGAAGCGGCTGTTAATGGATGCTCTCTGGATGTGGCGATCCAGGTGGTTTGCTCCACGCTTGGGTTGCACAGGTAACGAGCGGTTAACTGGTTGTTGCTGATGGCTTTGGCGTAGGTGCCGGCAGGCGATAGCGTCACAAAGCCGGAGGCCAGCATGGCTTCCTGGATTAACGATGAGGTGCCCGCTTCCAGGGCAATGTTCAGAGAGATTCCATGGCTGGCCGCTGCACCAAGGATGCGGTCTGTAAGGCTATTGGGACGGGCCGGCATGGCGATGGGGACTCCCTGCAGAAGGTCAAAGGGAACTTCTTTCTGCCGAAACAAGAGGTGGTTGGGCGTGCCGATGACTGATACCTGGCCACGCATGAGCGGGTCGGCGCAAACCGGCCGGGCATCGCCGTAACGATTGAACACGCCAATATCAACGCGTCCACTGCTTAACCATTCCTCGACCTGGCCGCTGTAGGCTTCCAGCATCCGCAGCCGGATGCCCGGATGCGTGGATTGCAGACGGCGTACCAGGCTGGATGCCAAGTGGCGCGACACTAATGGAATAACGCCAACCGTAACATCTCCTGATAATTGAGCCTGCGTATCAGACACCAGTGCATCGAAGGCTTCCAGTTCGGCTATCAGCGATTGAACGCGCGGCATGATACGTTGCCCGAAATCGGTCAGGGCGACTCCTCGCCCGTGACGATAAAAGAGTTTTTGCCCCAAGCGGCTCTCCAGGCCGGCCACCCGTCTACTCAGTTGGGATTGCGAGACGCCCATCGAAATGGCGGCACGCAAAAAACTGCCATGGCTGGCTACCCGGATAGCGGCTTTCAAGCCTGCAACTGCGATGGAGGAGTCCGCTGTATCGGCCATGTCGGGCTGCTTTTCCTGTTTGTTCGGGGTTTGGGCAGAATTGCATAAATTACATATCTGATATCCTCAAGCTGCGCATTCATCATATATGAAAGTCCCTAGAATCGTCTACAGATTACAACTTCCAAGGAACAGGAATTGACTTCTGAAAACGCTCATGGCCCGCTGCAAGGCTTACGTATTCTGGATTTGTCGACGGTTATAGCAGGGCCTTACGCGTCGACGCTACTGGCAGACTTGGGGGCGGAAGTCCTTAAAGTGGAGCTGCCCGGCAAAGGTGACGGCCTGCGCGCCCTGGCGCCGCACAAAAATGGTGTCCCCCTTTGGTGGAAAGTAACCAATCGCAACAAGCGCGGTATCACGCTTGATTTGCGCAAGGCCGGTGCGAAAACCGTGCTGGAACGACTTTTGCCAGAATTTGACGTGGTTGTCGAAAACTTCCGTCCTGATACTTTGGACCGCTGGGGTATTACCAAGGAATGGATGCATGGCATTAACCGGCGTCTCATCATCTTGCGTGTAACCGGCTTTGGGCAGACAGGTCCCTATCGTAATCGCCCCGGTTTCGCACGTGTTTTTGAATCAATGAGCGGTTTTACCCGCATGTGCGGGGAGGTGGGGGGCGGTCCCTTGCATCTGGGCTATCCCATCTCGGATGCGGTGGGTGGCCTGTTCGGTGCTATCGGTATCCTGGCCGAACTCAGCCGCTTGCGTGCCCAACCGGAGAGCAATGGCCAGGAAATTGATGTCTCCGTTACCGAAGCCATGCTACGGACGCTGGATTTTCTCGCCATCGAGTATGACCAGTTGGGAGCAACACGGGTTGGTTCGGGTAATTTGAGTCAGTATGCAGCTCCCGGCAACATCTATCGCACTCAGGATGGGAAATGGGCGTCCATTGCGGCATCCACTCAAAGCATTTACGAAAGACTATGCCATGCCCTGGATCTGCCGGCTTTGCTGGAGGATCCCCGCTTCGTGGACAATCCCACGCGTGTAATGCATCGCGAGGCATTGGATGGCCTGCTTTCCGAACGTATCGCCAGTCTGACCCTTCAGCAGCTGCAGCAACGGCTGGATCGCGCGCATGTCGGGTTTTCGCCCATTTATGATGCATCGGATGTCATGGCAGACCCGCATTTTCAGGCGCGCGAAGCCATCGTGACTGTCGATGACGACGAATTGGGACCGGTACGTATGCAATGCGTTGTGCCGCGCTTTTCAGAAACGCCTGGAAAAATTCACAGCACGGGGCCTGGTATCGGCCAGGATAACAAGGCCGTTTATACCTCTTTGGGCTTTAACGATCAGGAAATGGAAGAAATGCGCCACCAGGGCGTGATATAGACGGCGGCACAATGACGTCAGATCTACAACAACCAAAGGAGACTATTGATGAAAAGGCTGATGTTTTGCCTATTGATGGCGATGGCGGCTTCATTCGCCCAGGCGCAGGGAGATAAGGTAAATAAGATTATTGTTGGGTTTCCTCCAGGGCAAGCGACAGACCAGGTTGCGCGTCTGCTTGCGCAGGAGTTATCGCGCGAGTTGCAGGAAAACTTTATTGTAGAGAATCGGCCAGGGCAGGGTGGCAGCGTAGCCCTGGCAGCGCTCAAGCGTAGCGAGCCGGACGGTCGCACCATGGTGCTGGCAGCCCTGGCTTCTCTCGTCGTCAATCCGCATCTGTATAAAAATGTAGGCTATGCGACACTGAGTGATTTCGAGCCCGTAGCGTTGGTGGCGGACCTTCCCATGCTGTTGGTTGTCAATCCAAAGTTGCCCGCGCAATCCTATAAAGAACTGGTCAGTTATGTTAAAGACCACCCGGGTAAACTGAACTATGCGTCATCGGGTAACGGAACGCTGTCGCATCTGGGAATGGAAGAGCTCAAGCGGCATACTGGGATGAAAATCGCGCACATACCTTATTCCGGCAGCGCGCGCTCGATGGCAGACGTGGTTGGCGGCGGTGTTCAGGCAGCCATCGACACCGTAGCGGTCACCCAGACACAAATACGCGCCGGAAAACTACGACTTCTGGCAACCACTTATTCTGAAAGATTGCCGGCCTTTCCGGATATACCGACACTGGCTGAGTTGGGAGTAAAAGACTTCCGGCTCAGCGCCTGGCTTGGTCTGATGATGCCCAAGGGTGTGCCGCCTGATCGCGTTGCCAGGCTGAATAATGCGGCAATGAAAGTAATCCAGTCAGAAGCGGTGCGCAGCAAGTACGCCGCGTTAGGCGCCGTGCCGCGCACGATGCCAACGCCGGAATTTCGCCGATTCATGGCGGCCGAATACGAACGCTGGGGCAATGGCGTGCAGCAGGCGGCTTTGACGGTTGATTAGCATTGCAGCATGACCACAAGACTAAAGCCGAGCGTGTGGCGACAGCGGACGGCACAACATTAAATCATTATATAAACAGGAGTGAAAATGTTTAACGCATTGGTAATAGATAAGGACGACAAAGGGTATCGAACCGTCCAGTCCCGAGTGGATCCGGCACACTTACCCGAAGGCGACGTCCTGATTGACGTTGAGCATTCCACGTTAAATTACAAGGACGCCCTGGCCATTACCGGTAAGGGGCCGGTGGTACGCCAATTTCCCATGATTCCGGGCATAGATCTATCCGGCATCGTACGGGAAAGTCGGCATCCCGATTTCAAGGCAGGCGATGCCGTCATTATGAATGGATGGGGCGCGGGTGAAACTCATTGGGGCGGGATGGCGCAAAAGGCGAAGGTACAAGGCGACTGGCTGATCCGACGCCCGGCCGCAATTACCTCGGAGCAGGCAATGGCTATAGGCACAGCGGGCTACACCGCCATGCTTTGTGTTATGGCGCTGCAAAAGCATGGTCTTGAAGCTGGCGACGGTGATGTTCTGGTTACCGGTGCAGCGGGTGGTGTTGGCAGTGTGGCCGTTGCGTTGTTGAGCACACTGGGTTACCGTGTTGTGGCTTCTACCGGTAGGCCCGAAGAGGCGGACTACCTTAAGCGCCTGGGCGCAGCGGACATTATTGACCGCAATACACTGAGTGTACCCGGTAAACCGCTGGCCAAGGAACGCTGGGCAGGCGCTGTCGATAGTGTGGGCAGCCATACGCTGGTCAATGTCTGCGCGGGAACCCGATACGGTGGCATCGTCGCCGCTTGTGGTCTGGCGCAAGGGATGGATTTTCCGGCCACGGTAGCACCCTTCATTTTGCGTGGCATCACCCTGGCAGGCATTGACAGCGTGTATTGTCCTCGCAAGCATCGCCAGTCTGCATGGGATGCGATTGCTCGCGATCTGGACCCAGCCAAACTGGCGGTGATCGGCCAGAAAATCATATCGCTGGAGCAGACGCTTGCAGTGGCCAGTGAATTATTAGCTGGAAAAGTGCGCGGGCGGGTGGTAGTGGATGTGAATCGCTGAATCGCCTGGCGTGGCAAAGCTGAGGTCGACGTTTGAGAATCAAGCGTCGACTTTTAGCGGACAGTTTAATTTTAGTTGCGCCTTGGCCGTCTTTGTTGGTAACACATCCAAGCCGTTTGCCAAACCTCTCGCGCAAAAAATAACCCACCGAAGTTGATATAACTTTGGTGGGTTTTGTCTGAAATTGAGCGGTAATTAGATAGAATAAAAATCGACAGACTTTATTCTTCCACATCAACATCTAACAACAGCTTGCCTTCTTACTCCACCGTCACGCTCTTGGCCAGGTTCCTTGGCTTGTCCACGTCAGTTCCACGTGCCACTGCCGTGTGATACGACAGCAGTTGCAGCGGGATGGTGTGCAGGATCGGAGACAGTTTGCCGTAGTGCTCTGGCATATGAATCAGGTGCATGCCTTCGCTGGCTTTGATTTTTGAATCACTGTCGGCAAACACATACAGCTCGCCACCACGTGCGCTCACTTCCTGCATATTGGATTTGAGTTTCTCCAGCAGTTCGTCGTTCGGTGCAATCGTGAC
Above is a window of Advenella kashmirensis WT001 DNA encoding:
- a CDS encoding IclR family transcriptional regulator, coding for MTDENPDNQPTSGDRHFVTALARGLAILKCFRSGEELLGNQELALRCDLPKSTITRLTYTLAKLGYLHKTGQQPRYRLGMKTLTLGGTTLARLNVKQISQSLMRLLSEETESLISLGIRDDMSMHYIESYRGNALITLNLGIGSRIPIAPTAMGKAYLAVVDAAERRTLEDRIRSFDTFSWPRLKQGIEQGRQDFLTLGCVRSFGDWHKEINGLAVPLSFSNGLPVMVLSSAGPASHMTADRLMRQVKPKLLATAAEIVRRVDADSGS
- a CDS encoding tripartite tricarboxylate transporter substrate binding protein, whose amino-acid sequence is MNLLKRKINHLNQYFCKIAVSSVCGALLAAAPLLAAAQEDTSRYPDRPIRILLPFAAGGSTDGPMRVLAKHVSESLKQPVVIDYRPGAGGTLAVQTVHSAKPDGYTLAVAVASVYRMPYTMKVNWNPATDLTYIIGITGYAFGIVVPASSPFTSLDDLIAHAKAHPGKLTYSTPGVATTNHLTMEKVSRQVGIKLNHIPYKGSGESLQALLAGQIDAAAETSAFVPLIQAGKLRLLAVWGDKRMARFPDVPTLKEKGIDMVQTSPWGLVAPKGTDPAIVRKLHEAFKLAMETEEFKTILAQFDMTPEYKSSEDFQQFAVSSMQKEKKLIEELGLKLTQ
- a CDS encoding MsnO8 family LLM class oxidoreductase: MNDSIAGVRQGAASYPLSILDFALAGKGLTAQQALTASIELARLVDRRGFSRYWVAEHHSSPGVTTSSPAMLLARLVGETKQIRLGAGGMMLPNFPPLVVAEQFGLLASMAPGRIDLGVGRAPGTDMNTAAALRRGQIGAEDFPSQLMELLAFLDDDFPDSHPFKTDVYAIPGPRQCSGKWCTGFVCSSADLAVGLLGLLGTPGGATGLSVCLRRSPGGPECGYGN
- a CDS encoding LLM class flavin-dependent oxidoreductase produces the protein MGSSDYSARLAAQLGFPFAFAAHLADQNVVMAIEIYRRHFQPSAVLSQPYVIASFGVMAADDEHEARRQAWAYSHAMMRMSTRRPFVVPTAHEAEVYDYSPAESRIMDMWNAKIMCGTGRQVVDRLNAWQQRLNANELMILNLGHSPQAIYRSTELIADATGCRRTSNNKRHGITGREKPPGVLICAGGFCVFGTADVYCAVRYDCVEVTVP
- a CDS encoding cysteine hydrolase family protein gives rise to the protein MKQRGLIVIDLQNEYLPSGNLPLSGIEAATANAARVIADARAKRIPVFHIRHEVASGDAPIFKPGTHAVEIQPAVAPVGDEPVIVKNHINAFRDTDLRQQLDTHGVEEIIIVGAMSHMCVDACVRAAVDMGYPVTVLHDACATLDLSFDGVTVPAAHVHAAMMAAFEFGYGTVTSTQSYLTAQ
- a CDS encoding GlxA family transcriptional regulator, with the translated sequence MMIEIGLVIYPGAQLAAVLGLTDLFGVTNRIAMSHQKAGAPVLRVTHWRQDRASEAPTCVLDTCPDESAGKLSALILPPSLDEPVGGDEAAALTAWLRDHHAKGVALGSVCAGAFVLAGTGLISGRRITTHWSYADLLQQRFPELSVDADQLIIDDGDIITAGGLMAWTDLGLRLVDRLLGPTVMIETARVLLVDPPGREQRYYSVFSPRLTHGDAAVLKVQHWLQATQASDVALSTLAAQAGLQERTFLRRFQKATGMTTTEYCQRLRVGRARELLQFSNTSIDRVAWEVGYSDPGAFRKVFTRIVGLSPGDYRRRFGAKGAGK
- a CDS encoding LysR family transcriptional regulator — protein: MADTADSSIAVAGLKAAIRVASHGSFLRAAISMGVSQSQLSRRVAGLESRLGQKLFYRHGRGVALTDFGQRIMPRVQSLIAELEAFDALVSDTQAQLSGDVTVGVIPLVSRHLASSLVRRLQSTHPGIRLRMLEAYSGQVEEWLSSGRVDIGVFNRYGDARPVCADPLMRGQVSVIGTPNHLLFRQKEVPFDLLQGVPIAMPARPNSLTDRILGAAASHGISLNIALEAGTSSLIQEAMLASGFVTLSPAGTYAKAISNNQLTARYLCNPSVEQTTWIATSREHPLTAASRAVEKFIKEILYTSTQ
- a CDS encoding CaiB/BaiF CoA transferase family protein translates to MTSENAHGPLQGLRILDLSTVIAGPYASTLLADLGAEVLKVELPGKGDGLRALAPHKNGVPLWWKVTNRNKRGITLDLRKAGAKTVLERLLPEFDVVVENFRPDTLDRWGITKEWMHGINRRLIILRVTGFGQTGPYRNRPGFARVFESMSGFTRMCGEVGGGPLHLGYPISDAVGGLFGAIGILAELSRLRAQPESNGQEIDVSVTEAMLRTLDFLAIEYDQLGATRVGSGNLSQYAAPGNIYRTQDGKWASIAASTQSIYERLCHALDLPALLEDPRFVDNPTRVMHREALDGLLSERIASLTLQQLQQRLDRAHVGFSPIYDASDVMADPHFQAREAIVTVDDDELGPVRMQCVVPRFSETPGKIHSTGPGIGQDNKAVYTSLGFNDQEMEEMRHQGVI
- a CDS encoding Bug family tripartite tricarboxylate transporter substrate binding protein; the protein is MKRLMFCLLMAMAASFAQAQGDKVNKIIVGFPPGQATDQVARLLAQELSRELQENFIVENRPGQGGSVALAALKRSEPDGRTMVLAALASLVVNPHLYKNVGYATLSDFEPVALVADLPMLLVVNPKLPAQSYKELVSYVKDHPGKLNYASSGNGTLSHLGMEELKRHTGMKIAHIPYSGSARSMADVVGGGVQAAIDTVAVTQTQIRAGKLRLLATTYSERLPAFPDIPTLAELGVKDFRLSAWLGLMMPKGVPPDRVARLNNAAMKVIQSEAVRSKYAALGAVPRTMPTPEFRRFMAAEYERWGNGVQQAALTVD
- the acuI gene encoding acrylyl-CoA reductase (NADPH), translating into MFNALVIDKDDKGYRTVQSRVDPAHLPEGDVLIDVEHSTLNYKDALAITGKGPVVRQFPMIPGIDLSGIVRESRHPDFKAGDAVIMNGWGAGETHWGGMAQKAKVQGDWLIRRPAAITSEQAMAIGTAGYTAMLCVMALQKHGLEAGDGDVLVTGAAGGVGSVAVALLSTLGYRVVASTGRPEEADYLKRLGAADIIDRNTLSVPGKPLAKERWAGAVDSVGSHTLVNVCAGTRYGGIVAACGLAQGMDFPATVAPFILRGITLAGIDSVYCPRKHRQSAWDAIARDLDPAKLAVIGQKIISLEQTLAVASELLAGKVRGRVVVDVNR